A stretch of DNA from Fibrobacter sp. UWB11:
ACCAAGAAGCCGACCGTTGACTTTTCACGGACAAACGTTTTCTTGGCAACATTCTGGACATCAGCGACATTCACCTTATCCAAATTATCTGCCCAATTGATGAAATAGCGATAATCGCCGTAAACTTCATACCAACCAAGCATGGTTGCCACATTTTCCATATCGGTCAAACTGCGGATAAGGCCTGCATAGGCGCGATTTTTTACCTTCTGGAACTCACGTTCACTCACTTGTTCTTTCTTGAGTTTTTCGAGTTCTTCCCACACGATTTTCTCGACCTTTTCGCGGTTGGCATCGGGGCGGAGGTTCACGCGGACCGAGAACTCAGAAACATACTTGTTCGGGCTATTGCTTGCGCTTACGCCAACAGCAAGTTTTTCTTCTTCGACAAGGCGCTTGTAAAGGCGGCCAGAACGTCCGTTTAAAACGCCTTCAGCAATATCGAGCGCATAGAGCGTGCTATCACCAACTGCCGGAGTCTTGAAGACGAGCGTGTACAAATTCGGAGCGTCCTTACGCTTTACGATCAAACGCTTTTCGCCCGCCTGTTCCGGATCGCGCACCGTAAGTGCCGGGAACGAATCGCCCGTCGGAATCGGTCCAAAATATTTCTTGACAAGAGACATCGCTTCAAGCGTATCCAAATCACCAGCCATCACGAGAATAGCATTACGCGGTTTGTAATACTTGCGGTAATGTTCATCGGCCTGTTCTCGCGTCAAGTTTTCAATATCGCTAGGCCAGCCAATGGTCGGCACGCGGTACGGGAACGCCTCATAAATCATAGAATTGAGCGTTTCGTAAAAGCGGCCTGTCGGACGGTCATCATAGCGCATGCGGCGTTCTTCACGCACAACAGAGCGTTCCGAATAGAACTCACGCAAAACGGCGTTCTGCATGCGGTCGGATTCGAGCCACATGAAGAGTTCCATCTTGTTCTTGGGGAGCGTGACCGTATAAGCCGTCAGCAAGTCACTCGTAAATGCATTAAGCCCTGTGCCACCTGCAGCCTGATAAGCGCCCCAAAGTTCATCCTTCACAAAAATCTTGCGGTGTTCATTCACCACGGAATCGTGTTCAGCCGTAAGCTTTTTAACAAGCGCTGTGTCACCCGCCTGCTTTGCAGGACGGATTAGAGCTTGCAAGGAATCTTGAGTCGCCATGAATTTGGCATCGGCAATGCTATCCGAGATGCCGACTTTTTTGGTACCCTTGAACAATTCATGTTCCAAAATGTGGGCAAGTCCCGATTTACCCGGAACTTCGTGAACAGAACCGGTCACATAAAACAAACGGAAGCTCACCGTAGGTGCCTGCTTGTTGGGGTATAAAAGCACCGTAAGTCCGTTATCCAGAATTTCCTTATGTACGGGCAAATTTACAGCAGCTTTAGACGTTCCGGCAAGCAACGCAGGAACCAAAGCGCAACTTAAAGCAATTCGAGCGAAAAGTTTTTTCATGATAGATAATTTACTAAAAAAAATATGGAGATTTTTTCTCCATACGCGAAAGACAATAAAAAAGGGGGCTTTCGCCCCTAGTTTACTTCACTTTAATCTTTTTCGATTTCACGACTTGCCCATTCAATTCGAGCACAGCAATCACAAGCGCTTTTCCACGCAGATTATCCATGTGAACTTCGCAGTATTTGTCGGCAAACGATTTCTTCATAAGAAGAGTTCCGTTTACATCGAACAAAGCAACCGTTTTAAGTCCATCTATATCTGCATGGACCTTCAAAGCTCGGTCAGCAACAGAGAATTGAACTGCAGACGGAACTATGTTTTGCGTTGCAAACATAAATGGTTCTGATGACGAACTCAAGTCTTTTGAAGTACTAGAAATAACGTTAGAAGAAGAAGACTTCGCCTTACTGCTAGACGACACAGACGAAGAACTTACGCTTGAAGAACTCGAAGCAGGCTTGCTCGAAGAAGAAACCGCCTTGCTTGAAGAAGAACGAACGGCACTAGAAGAAGATGCCGGTGAAACTGGAGATACTCGGCTTCCGCGAGTTTTGAATTCCACATGGTCATCTACAATTTTTATATCATAAACTTCAAGTCCAAGACTATCACCACCCCATGTCACAAAGCCATTATAGCTATTAACGCCCCTACTCGTCGGGAAAGCATCATCTTTAGCACTGTAGACATCCGCTTTACCATCAGCTTCAACTAAATCGACTTTCATGGGATCCGTGGTATTGACTTCGTTGTACATCCAAGAATATCTGTCATAATTGATATGCCAAATCAACAAACCCTGATTCGGAAGACCCTCGTCAAAATCTTG
This window harbors:
- a CDS encoding pitrilysin family protein, coding for MKKLFARIALSCALVPALLAGTSKAAVNLPVHKEILDNGLTVLLYPNKQAPTVSFRLFYVTGSVHEVPGKSGLAHILEHELFKGTKKVGISDSIADAKFMATQDSLQALIRPAKQAGDTALVKKLTAEHDSVVNEHRKIFVKDELWGAYQAAGGTGLNAFTSDLLTAYTVTLPKNKMELFMWLESDRMQNAVLREFYSERSVVREERRMRYDDRPTGRFYETLNSMIYEAFPYRVPTIGWPSDIENLTREQADEHYRKYYKPRNAILVMAGDLDTLEAMSLVKKYFGPIPTGDSFPALTVRDPEQAGEKRLIVKRKDAPNLYTLVFKTPAVGDSTLYALDIAEGVLNGRSGRLYKRLVEEEKLAVGVSASNSPNKYVSEFSVRVNLRPDANREKVEKIVWEELEKLKKEQVSEREFQKVKNRAYAGLIRSLTDMENVATMLGWYEVYGDYRYFINWADNLDKVNVADVQNVAKKTFVREKSTVGFLVKE